A genomic window from Macaca mulatta isolate MMU2019108-1 chromosome 19, T2T-MMU8v2.0, whole genome shotgun sequence includes:
- the PPM1N gene encoding putative protein phosphatase 1N translates to MAALARQLQRLWTACKKKEREKEGEEEEEDEEEDEEEGRGALDGPRSLLTAPRRAQRPHGGAEASCGLRFGASAAQGWRARMEDAHCTWLSLPGLPLGWALFAVLDGHGGARAARFGARHLPDHVLEELGPEPSEPEGVREALRRAFLSADKRLRSLWPRVETGGSTAVALLVSPRFLYLAHCGDSRAVLSRAGAVAFSTEDHRPLRPRERERIHAAGGTIRRRRVEGSLAVSRALGDFAYKEAPGRPPELQLVSAEPEVAALARQAEDEFMLLASDGVWDTMSAAALAGLVASRLRLGLAPELLCAQLLDTCLCKGSLDNMTCILVCFPGAPRPSEEAIRRELALEAALGRRIAELCADAQELPSLNTVFRTLASEDIPDLPPGGGLDCKAAVIAEAYSQICQVSEECREKGQNGAGKSTPTHLGSALDMET, encoded by the exons ATGGCGGCCCTGGCCCGCCAGCTGCAGCGTCTCTGGACCGCTTGCaagaaaaaggagagggagaaggagggggaggaggaagaggaggatgaagaggaggatgaagaggaggGGCGCGGGGCCCTCGATGGGCCTCGGTCTCTGTTGACAGCGCCGCGCCGCGCCCAGCGGCCGCACGGGGGTGCCGAGGCGTCTTGTGGCCTGCGCTTCGGGGCGAGCGCAGCGCAAGGCTGGCGCGCGCGCatggaggatgcccactgcacttGGCTTTCGTTACCTGGTCTGCCCCTGGGCTGGGCCTTGTTTGCCGTCCTCGACGGCCACGGTGGGGCTCGAGCTGCCCGCTTCGGTGCACGCCATTTGCCAGACCATGTGCTCGAGGAGCTGGGCCCGGAGCCTAGCGAGCCCGAGGGCGTGCGCGAGGCGCTGCGCCGAGCCTTCTTGAGCGCCGACAAGCGCCTGCGCTCCCTCTGGCCCCGCGTGGAAACAGGCGGCTCCACGGCCGTGGCGTTGCTGGTCTCCCCGCGGTTTCTGTACCTGGCGCACTGCGGTGACTCCCGCGCGGTGCTGAGCCGCGCTGGTGCAGTGGCCTTCAGCACAGAGGACCACCGGCCCCTTCGACCCCGGGAACGCGAGCGCATCCACGCCGCTGGCGGCACCATCCGCCGCCGCCGCGTCGAGGGCTCTCTGGCCGTGTCGCGAGCGTTGGGCGACTTTGCCTACAAGGAGGCTCCCGGGAGGCCCCCCGAGCTACAGCTTGTTTCTGCGGAGCCTGAGGTGGCCGCACTGGCACGCCAGGCTGAGGACGAGTTCATGCTCCTGGCCTCTGATGGCGTCTGGGACACTATGTCTGCTGCTGCCCTGGCGGGACTGGTGGCTTCGCGCCTCCGCTTGGGTCTGGCCCCAGAGCTTCTCTGCGCGCAGCTGTTGGACACGTGCCTGTGCAAG ggcagcctggacaacatgacctGCATCCTGGTCTGCTTCCCCGGGGCCCCTAGGCCTTCTGAGGAGGCAATCAGGAGGGAGCTCGCACTGGAGGCAGCCCTGGGCCGCAGAATCGCTG AACTGTGTGCCGATGCTCAGGAGCTACCCAGCCTGAACACAGTTTTCAGGACTCTGGCCTCAGAGGACATCCCAGATTTACCTCCTGGGGGAGGGCTGGACTGCAA GGCCGCTGTCATTGCTGAAGCTTATTCTCAGATCTGCCAGGTCTCAGAAGAGTGCAGAGAG AAGGGGCAGAATGGCGCTGGGAAATCCACCCCCACGCATTTGGGCTCAGCTTTGGACATGGAGACCTGA